In Leifsonia sp. ZF2019, a genomic segment contains:
- a CDS encoding carbohydrate ABC transporter permease — MTTTQEAPAATGRPARPAHSPKPAARPRKRQLAPYVLILPAIAILLLALGYPIVWQLITSMQHFGLAQQFGQPAPFVWFDNYVTLFSDPYMWIVVARSIAFCLVTAAVTVVIGVGLALIMTGVHAVVRVILQIALLLAWAMPVVAAMTVWNWLFDWRRGLINTVLSSWGLDFQGHNWLQNPLSFFFVAMVIVVWMSVPFVAFSVYAGLTQVSSEVLEAAQMDGAKGFQRLRYIILPMIRPVLGIVLLLQIIWDLRVFTQIKLLQDKGSIASETNLLGTYIYQLGVGSSDFAMASAVSVFVLILTVALSWFYVRSLIKEDES, encoded by the coding sequence GTGACCACCACTCAGGAGGCCCCTGCGGCGACCGGCCGTCCGGCCCGCCCGGCGCACTCGCCGAAGCCGGCCGCCCGCCCCCGCAAGCGGCAGCTCGCCCCGTACGTGCTGATCCTGCCCGCCATCGCCATCCTGCTGCTCGCCCTCGGCTACCCGATCGTGTGGCAGCTCATCACCTCGATGCAGCACTTCGGCCTCGCGCAGCAGTTCGGTCAGCCCGCGCCGTTCGTGTGGTTCGACAACTACGTGACCCTGTTCTCCGATCCGTACATGTGGATCGTGGTCGCCCGGTCGATCGCGTTCTGCCTGGTCACCGCCGCGGTCACCGTGGTGATCGGGGTCGGCCTTGCCCTGATCATGACCGGCGTGCACGCGGTCGTCCGCGTCATCCTCCAGATCGCGCTGCTGCTGGCCTGGGCGATGCCCGTCGTGGCCGCGATGACCGTCTGGAACTGGCTGTTCGACTGGCGTCGCGGCCTCATCAACACCGTCCTCAGCTCGTGGGGCCTGGACTTCCAGGGCCACAACTGGCTGCAGAACCCGCTCTCGTTCTTCTTCGTCGCGATGGTCATCGTGGTGTGGATGAGCGTCCCGTTCGTCGCCTTCTCGGTCTACGCCGGACTCACTCAGGTCTCGAGCGAGGTGCTCGAGGCCGCCCAGATGGACGGCGCGAAGGGCTTCCAGCGCCTGCGCTACATCATCCTGCCGATGATCCGCCCGGTGCTCGGCATCGTGCTGCTGCTCCAGATCATCTGGGATCTGCGCGTCTTCACCCAGATCAAGCTGCTGCAGGACAAGGGCTCCATCGCGAGCGAGACCAACCTGCTCGGCACCTACATCTACCAGCTCGGCGTCGGGTCGAGCGACTTCGCGATGGCGAGCGCCGTCTCGGTGTTCGTGCTCATCCTGACCGTCGCCCTGAGCTGGTTCTACGTCCGCTCGCTGATCAAGGAGGACGAGTCGTGA